One genomic segment of Pseudomonas sp. RU47 includes these proteins:
- a CDS encoding helicase encodes MKFRFLLWMMGLLMGKASRTNPAFQQQLGDKDLVFQLQTLDGKVARHFVVKDQRITSKSGVVAEPAFAIAFKDAGYGFATMQAKNKQLAFMQGIQDKSIQLKGNPALVMWFQGLMKYLKPRKAKPKA; translated from the coding sequence ATGAAATTTCGTTTTCTTCTGTGGATGATGGGTTTGTTGATGGGTAAGGCCAGCCGGACAAATCCTGCGTTCCAGCAGCAGTTGGGTGACAAGGATCTGGTGTTTCAGTTGCAGACGCTGGACGGGAAAGTGGCGCGGCATTTCGTGGTCAAGGATCAGCGCATCACCAGCAAGTCTGGCGTGGTGGCAGAGCCGGCGTTTGCGATTGCGTTTAAAGATGCCGGTTATGGCTTTGCGACGATGCAGGCGAAGAACAAGCAGTTGGCGTTTATGCAGGGGATTCAGGACAAGTCGATCCAGCTCAAGGGCAACCCGGCGCTGGTGATGTGGTTTCAAGGGTTGATGAAGTATTTGAAACCAAGAAAGGCCAAGCCCAAGGCTTGA
- a CDS encoding DUF6124 family protein, producing the protein MIKPTPNPPENPDISPYESLESKKFHEAAERALDHHFKPAVEPHPKRENGLFKLSPGTDAEALMANASEDLLSISVIACDLADDLHGSRRSVALALSRMADGVRLMVEGTLDQIEVRSVAAKP; encoded by the coding sequence ATGATCAAACCAACACCCAATCCCCCAGAAAACCCGGATATTTCGCCCTACGAATCTCTGGAATCAAAGAAATTCCACGAAGCCGCCGAGCGCGCCCTCGACCACCATTTCAAACCAGCCGTCGAACCACACCCCAAACGCGAGAACGGCCTCTTCAAACTCTCCCCCGGCACCGACGCCGAAGCCCTCATGGCCAACGCCTCCGAAGACCTCCTGTCCATCAGCGTCATCGCCTGCGACCTCGCAGACGACCTCCACGGCTCCCGCCGCTCGGTTGCACTGGCCCTGAGCAGAATGGCGGACGGGGTGAGATTGATGGTGGAAGGAACGCTCGACCAGATAGAAGTGCGAAGCGTGGCGGCCAAGCCGTAG
- a CDS encoding tetratricopeptide repeat protein, whose amino-acid sequence MFFRFIVLSLGLLSTSYAFAAPQVLKEIPASLLGDASRQNVFVLAGGADEASNRLLIAPEQARNEDILLDTSKALPLIKSQYSSALQGVFSVHVLKGRPGVMTVIDPQAEEAVVKQPFVEAGDYIALVTSEEDNAVYNFNLLFAFNRGSKQFELKALLEVANNDSCDRSLVSVVELPVQTLGPITLASFDGREALQKLQVARTGSIKGVRKKLMTVDSADLLDMALAAYRKGDDSSFKDTMSYALMGGGPHDTCPPDSYIVAKYYYPQRPGWSNDLGFLLGEAGYYAESIELLNAVIASHPNRTVAYLNLADSYWAVNDKERAVAAYKQYASRMSEAGKASKIPARVVERSAVAPEA is encoded by the coding sequence ATGTTCTTCCGCTTTATCGTGTTGAGCCTTGGGCTTCTATCCACTTCCTACGCATTTGCTGCCCCGCAAGTCCTCAAGGAAATTCCGGCTAGCTTGCTGGGTGATGCATCACGGCAAAACGTATTTGTTCTGGCAGGAGGTGCGGACGAGGCCTCCAACCGGTTGTTGATTGCGCCGGAACAAGCACGTAACGAGGACATATTGCTCGATACGTCGAAGGCGCTGCCTCTGATCAAGAGTCAGTACTCGTCTGCGCTTCAGGGTGTCTTCAGCGTCCATGTACTCAAAGGTCGCCCTGGCGTCATGACTGTCATTGATCCGCAGGCTGAGGAAGCTGTGGTAAAGCAGCCGTTCGTTGAGGCTGGGGATTACATCGCGCTGGTAACCAGCGAGGAAGATAACGCGGTTTACAACTTCAACCTGTTGTTCGCCTTCAACAGAGGTTCAAAGCAGTTTGAGCTGAAAGCTCTGCTGGAAGTGGCGAACAACGACTCCTGTGACCGGTCGCTTGTCAGCGTAGTGGAGTTGCCGGTGCAGACGTTGGGCCCAATCACCCTGGCCTCTTTCGATGGGCGTGAGGCGCTGCAGAAGCTGCAGGTTGCTCGTACTGGCAGTATTAAGGGCGTGAGAAAGAAATTGATGACCGTCGATTCGGCTGATTTGCTGGATATGGCGCTGGCAGCCTACCGAAAGGGTGATGACTCTTCCTTCAAGGATACGATGAGCTACGCGTTGATGGGCGGTGGCCCGCATGACACTTGTCCCCCGGATAGCTATATCGTCGCAAAGTACTACTACCCGCAGCGTCCCGGCTGGTCCAACGACCTCGGTTTTCTGCTCGGCGAGGCGGGTTACTACGCTGAGTCGATTGAGTTGCTCAACGCAGTGATTGCTAGCCACCCAAACAGGACGGTTGCTTACCTGAATCTCGCTGACAGTTATTGGGCCGTGAACGATAAAGAGCGGGCGGTGGCGGCGTACAAGCAATACGCATCGCGTATGTCGGAAGCGGGAAAGGCTTCGAAGATCCCGGCGAGGGTGGTTGAGCGCAGCGCTGTGGCGCCAGAGGCGTGA
- a CDS encoding tetratricopeptide repeat protein, whose protein sequence is MASLKWVLMIGSVLAATSAFAEDPPIVGIDGHTVTFRATKWTMPGVDSATAWFTANGKTFPLFSADVGADGHSDWLSPDKKTLLLDPVVFGIVSDENQEEKLVSQQHCDVISMETGCVLAERSPRFCLGKWVGNQWFSEDGEVLTPSLETESPKEWLKYISTIKAAQSRADSIESGLTFLSPESYMACHPPAQNVQAYNDLGFYLAEGGRDELALKFYRGVEAVGKRTVLILNIADSLWRLDRKEEAQRYYREYRDAMSAAGKAQKIPQRVVERSKIQGLRQ, encoded by the coding sequence ATGGCCAGCCTTAAGTGGGTGTTGATGATCGGCAGCGTTCTTGCCGCCACAAGTGCCTTTGCCGAGGATCCGCCAATAGTCGGTATCGATGGGCACACCGTGACGTTTAGAGCGACAAAATGGACGATGCCTGGTGTGGATTCGGCGACCGCATGGTTCACCGCCAACGGCAAAACCTTCCCGCTCTTCAGTGCCGATGTTGGCGCTGATGGACACTCGGACTGGCTAAGCCCTGACAAGAAAACCTTATTGCTCGACCCGGTGGTCTTCGGCATTGTGTCGGACGAGAATCAAGAAGAAAAACTCGTGTCGCAACAGCATTGCGATGTGATCTCCATGGAAACCGGTTGCGTGCTGGCCGAGCGTTCCCCTCGTTTTTGTCTCGGCAAATGGGTGGGTAATCAGTGGTTTTCGGAAGATGGCGAAGTCCTCACACCTAGCCTGGAAACGGAGTCCCCGAAGGAGTGGTTGAAATATATCTCGACCATCAAAGCTGCGCAGTCCCGCGCTGATTCTATCGAATCGGGCCTGACTTTTTTGAGTCCCGAATCCTACATGGCGTGCCATCCCCCGGCACAAAATGTTCAGGCGTACAACGACCTCGGTTTTTATCTGGCCGAGGGCGGTAGAGATGAGCTGGCGCTGAAGTTTTATCGCGGCGTTGAGGCCGTTGGTAAACGCACGGTACTGATATTGAACATCGCCGATTCACTCTGGCGCCTTGATCGGAAAGAAGAAGCGCAGCGTTATTACCGCGAGTACCGCGACGCGATGAGTGCCGCCGGTAAAGCGCAGAAGATTCCGCAACGCGTTGTTGAGCGATCTAAAATTCAGGGACTGAGACAGTGA